In a single window of the Coregonus clupeaformis isolate EN_2021a chromosome 10, ASM2061545v1, whole genome shotgun sequence genome:
- the LOC121574993 gene encoding extracellular sulfatase Sulf-2 encodes MAGWGLLLLLLLWVVSLAQGSSFLSGQRHRTRLQRDRQARNNVRPNIILILTDDQDIELGSMQAMNKTRRIMEQGGTHFSNAFSTTPMCCPSRSSILTGKYVHNHHTFTNNENCSSPSWQAHHEPHTFAMHLNNSGYRTALFGKYLNEYNGSYVPPGWREWVALVKNSRFYNYTLCRNGVREKHGSHYPKDYLTDIITNDSINYFRSSKRMYPHRPVMMVLSHAAPHGPEDSAPQYSTAFPNASQHITPSYNYAPNPDKHWILRYTGPMKPVHMQFTNMLQRRRMQTLLSVDDSVDKVYNMLVETGELDNTYIVYTSDHGYHIGQFGLVKGKSMPYEFDIRVPFFIRGPNVEAGAINPHVVLNIDLAPTLLDMAGVDVPSDMDGKSILKLLDTDKPVNRFQVNKKGKMWRDSFLVERGKLLHKRSDGKDVAQEENFLPKYQRVKDLCQRAEYQSSCEQPGQKWQCVEDPSGKLNLYKCKGMASLYASRMRALMASSGSQQGVGLVSNAGDSCDCGPLGPKSTPLKRKRLLTKKKVKSSKSLTRNRWARSVPFELDGDMYAVDLEEGYRPVGLSNTSWPGERRRGAGLLEDNDEEFSGMGVTARPTTNKSLTPPVALKVTYRCSILMNDTVRCDGGLYKSLQAWKDHKLHIEHEIETLQTKIKNLREVKGHLKKVRPEECQCNTPSYLSKNKGIFRLNAGRIHSLSKMPSKQKKQWLMKEQKRRKKLRKLLKRLRNNDTCSMPGLTCFTHDNQHWQTAPFWTMGPFCACTSANNNTYWCLRTINDTHNFIFCEFATGFIEYFDLNNDPYQLINGVSTLDRTALNQMHQQLMELRSCKGHKQCNPETGGKDRNSFSEYRPVQRRKRPKVKKPSSKSIGQIWEGWVG; translated from the exons ATGGCAGGATGGGGCCtccttctgctcctcctcctgtggGTGGTCTCCCTGGCCCAGGGCTCGTCTTTCCTCTCTGGTCAGCGCCACCGGACCCGTCTGCAGAGGGACCGTCAAGCCCGCAACAACGTCCGACCCAACATAATCCTTATCCTCACTGATGACCAGGACATCGAACTGG GCTCAATGCAGGCCATGAATAAGACACGGCGTATCATGGAGCAGGGAGGCACCCATTTCTCTAATGCCTTCTCCACCACTCCCATGTGCTGCCCTTCGCGCTCCTCTATTCTCACAGGGAAGTACGTTCACAACCACCACACCTTCACCAACAACGAGAACTGTTCCTCACCCTCCTGGCAGGCCCACCATGAGCCTCACACCTTCGCTATGCACCTTAACAACTCAGGCTACAGGACGG CCTTATTTGGGAAGTACCTGAATGAGTATAACGGCTCCTATGTGCCCCCTGGCTGGAGGGAGTGGGTAGCGCTGGTGAAGAACTCTCGCTTCTACAACTACACTCTGTGCAGGAACGGCGTGCGGGAGAAGCATGGCAGCCACTATCCAAAG GACTACCTCACAGACATCATCACCAATGACAGCATCAACTACTTCCGCTCGTCCAAGAGGATGTACCCCCACCGACCAGTGATGATGGTCCTGAGCCACGCTGCCCCCCATGGGCCGGAGGACTCAGCACCACAGTACAGCACTGCATTCCCCAACGCCTCGCAGCACAT AACCCCAAGCTATAACTACGCTCCTAACCCAGACAAGCACTGGATCCTGCGCTACACAGGCCCCATGAAACCCGTCCACATGCAGTTCACCAACATGCTGCAGCGCCGGAGGATGCAGACCCTGCTGTCTGTGGACGACAGTGTGGACAAg GTGTACAACATGCTGGTGGAGACAGGTGAGTTGGACAACACCTACATTGTCTACACATCAGACCACGGCTACCATATTGGTCAGTTTGGCCTGGTCAAAGGCAAGTCCATGCCCTACGAGTTTGACATCCGGGTACCCTTCTTCATACGAGGCCCCAACGTGGAGGCAGGAGCCAT TAACCCTCATGTGGTGCTGAACATTGACCTGGCTCCCACACTGTTGGACATGGCCGGAGTGGACGTTCCCTCTGACATGGACGGCAAGTCCATCCTTAAACTCCTGGACACAGACAAACCTGTCAACAG GTTCCAGGTGAACAAGAAGGGGAAGATGTGGAGGGACTCGTTCCTGGTAGAGAGAGG GAAGCTGCTCCACAAGAGGTCTGATGGGAAGGACGTGGCCCAGGAGGAGAACTTCCTGCCCAAGTACCAGCGGGTCAAAGACCTGTGTCAGAGAGCAGAGTACCAGAGCTCCTGTGAACAGCCAGGACAG AAGTGGCAGTGTGTGGAGGACCCTTCTGGTAAACTGAATCTGTATAAGTGTAAGGGCATGGCCAGTCTCTATGCCTCACGTATGCGGGCTCTGATGGCCAGCAGCGGGTCCCAGCAGGGGGTTGGACTTGTCTCCAATGCTGGAGACAGCTGTGACTGTGGCCCCCTAGGCCCCAAAAGTACACCCCTGAAGAGGAAGAGACTGCTCACCAAGAAGA AGGTAAAGTCCAGTAAGAGTCTGACTAGGAACCGTTGGGCCCGGTCCGTTCCCTTTGAGCTGGATGGAGACATGTATGCTGTGGACCTGGAGGAGGGCTACAGGCCCGTGGGCCTCAGCAACACCAGCTGGCccggggagaggaggagaggagcgggcCTGCTGGAGGACAACGATGAGGAGTTCAGTGGCATGGGAGTCACAGCCAGGCCCACAACCAACAAGAGCCTTACACCACCTGTTGCTCTTAAAGTCacctacag GTGTTCCATCCTGATGAATGACACAGTCAGGTGTGATGGAGGACTCTACAAATCCCTCCAGGCCTGGAAAGACCATAAGCTCCATATCGAGCATGAG ATTGAAACCTTGCAGACGAAAATAAAGAACCTGCGTGAGGTCAAGGGTCACCTGAAGAAGGTTCGGCCTGAAGAGTGCCAGTGTAACACCCCcagttacctgtccaaaaacAAAGGGATATTCAGACTCAATGCAGGCCGCATTCACTCACTCAG CAAAATGCCCTCTAAGCAGAAGAAGCAGTGGCTGATGAAGGAGCAGAAACGCAGGAAGAAGCTCCGTAAACTTCTCAAGAGGCTCCGCAACAACGACACCTGCAGCATGCCTGGTCTCACCTGCTTCACCCATGACAACCAGCACTGGCAGACTGCCCCCTTCTGGACAA TGGGTCCATTCTGTGCTTGTACCAGCGCTAACAACAACACCTACTGGTGCCTGAGGACCATCAACGACACACACAACTTCATATTCTGCGAGTTTGCTACGGGCTTCATAGAGTACTTTGATCTGAACAATGACCCATaccag TTGATAAATGGGGTTAGCACCTTGGACCGCACTGCCCTCAACCAGATGCACCAGCAGCTTATGGAACTCAGGAGCTGTAAAGGCCACAAGCAATGCAACCCAGAGACAG GTGGTAAAGACAGAAACTCCTTCAGTGAATACAG GCCAGTTCAACGTCGAAAGAGGCCAAAAGTGAAGAAGCCCTCCTCCAAATCGAT AGGGCAGATTTGGGAAGGATGGGTTGGTTAA